From a single bacterium genomic region:
- a CDS encoding glycosyltransferase family 39 protein, producing the protein MRQVREVFLILLATSIVWASFIIVIDGYPLRSDEAEYGLTGRRLAAGLGLTDRGGTLYVHSHPPLYPVFLGAIYALGGGEAAVRWVQLALALVTLVIVFVTARRVYGAAVARAALLAGGAYLPTAFYVAQLLSEVLFTFFLVLGVYLLIAASARARRGWWLDGAAGVAFGVAGLTRGVALAAAFAIAVLFLARRGISGRRRWVSAAAFAVGVAVAVLPWSVYVYGGTGRPVLVDTKGAGILYLGNSPGTPMHHAWDIIDGTAGYIVPPERPGPGSVYDPTRVFGGAALKYMAAHPLQTSLRFVSKFADMWEVERLFVGSWRQGFLPNAPAPWVYIFIVAEVAASAAALALFWFTMLLTGKSLWRGLTLAVVLGTAVAYAVTIAHSRYNYPLMVLGMPAIGYFFVYVLPRWRARAIPRRRLLLAGVPVAALGLIWARMVWLFVTRGS; encoded by the coding sequence ATGCGCCAGGTACGCGAGGTATTTTTAATCCTACTCGCGACGTCCATCGTATGGGCGTCATTTATAATCGTTATCGACGGGTACCCGCTCCGGAGCGACGAGGCCGAGTACGGCCTTACGGGCCGACGGCTGGCCGCCGGCCTCGGCCTGACCGACCGCGGCGGCACGTTGTACGTCCACAGCCACCCGCCGCTTTACCCCGTTTTTTTAGGGGCGATTTACGCGCTGGGAGGGGGCGAAGCGGCGGTGCGGTGGGTGCAACTGGCCTTGGCGCTGGTCACGCTGGTCATAGTTTTCGTGACGGCGCGCCGCGTTTACGGCGCGGCGGTCGCGCGGGCCGCTTTGCTCGCGGGCGGCGCGTATCTCCCCACGGCCTTTTACGTTGCGCAATTGTTGTCCGAGGTCCTTTTCACGTTCTTCCTCGTTCTGGGGGTTTACCTTTTAATCGCGGCGTCGGCGCGCGCGCGTCGGGGGTGGTGGCTCGACGGGGCGGCGGGGGTCGCGTTCGGCGTCGCGGGGTTGACGCGCGGCGTCGCGTTGGCGGCCGCTTTCGCGATTGCCGTTTTGTTCTTGGCGAGACGGGGGATATCCGGGCGTCGGCGGTGGGTGTCGGCCGCGGCCTTCGCGGTCGGCGTCGCCGTCGCGGTGTTGCCGTGGAGCGTTTACGTCTACGGCGGGACGGGCAGGCCGGTGCTGGTGGACACCAAGGGGGCGGGGATTTTGTACCTCGGCAACAGCCCCGGCACGCCGATGCACCACGCCTGGGACATCATCGACGGGACGGCGGGATACATCGTCCCGCCGGAACGCCCCGGCCCGGGTAGCGTTTACGACCCTACTCGGGTATTCGGCGGCGCGGCGTTGAAGTATATGGCCGCTCACCCCCTCCAGACGTCCCTACGTTTTGTGTCGAAATTCGCCGATATGTGGGAGGTGGAGCGGCTTTTCGTCGGCTCCTGGCGCCAGGGTTTCCTACCGAACGCGCCGGCGCCCTGGGTATATATCTTTATCGTCGCCGAGGTGGCGGCCTCGGCCGCGGCGCTCGCGTTGTTTTGGTTTACCATGCTTTTGACGGGGAAGAGCCTTTGGCGCGGCCTTACGCTCGCGGTGGTCCTGGGTACCGCGGTCGCGTACGCGGTCACGATCGCGCATTCCCGGTATAATTACCCCCTGATGGTGCTCGGCATGCCCGCGATCGGCTACTTCTTCGTCTACGTCTTACCCCGGTGGAGGGCGCGGGCGATTCCCCGCCGTCGCCTCCTTCTGGCCGGCGTCCCGGTGGCGGCTTTAGGCCTCATCTGGGCGAGGATGGTCTGGTTGTTCGTAACGCGGGGTAGCTGA